In Rhopalosiphum padi isolate XX-2018 chromosome 3, ASM2088224v1, whole genome shotgun sequence, the genomic stretch CCCTatgttatgagtgttatgactgTACcactgttaaaatgttaaaataaataggtactagtttataaaaaaaaaatcatagaaaaGTGAAACTGTTCCAATgaattatgcatatatttattatacttgcatgtctaataattttaaattttaaaaatgtagtaaacAGCAAAAATTTGAATACGGTAGGTATCTGGGcagctaataattattattcctagAGATAATGGAAGTAATTacaaaagttaatataatttttttattaaattgtattgtttaattaatttatatatttctagaCTCATTAGTATACTCGGTTGCATCCAAAAACCGCACACTTTTGATTTTGACCCTAAAAAGGTCGATAGCCAAAAACCGCACAGCTTATCggtcattgtatacaaattgcCGTACATTTATAGTGGGTTAAAACCGCAcactatttttagttataatagtgAAAAGATAAGATTATAAGATATGTACTATTCAATAATCAAGTATTTAGTTGTCACTCGTTATTAGGCGGTCTCGATTCGATTAGTGTACCTACgtctataatttagtattaaaacgTTGATatcttaaatttgtataatggattttaaaattattgaaagtaATAAAGGGGGAAAGTGCTTATTACTTGACGATTTTAAATACCGAAAATGTCGAGTTAATATTAGTGGAAATGTTGTTTGGcggtgttttattaaaaattgtacatccTCAGTTACAACATGCAGTCAATtgaagaatatattaaaaataaataacacacacAAACATGAACAGGTGGATACTgtgaaaattcaaattcaagAGGTACGTAATGTATGTAAACGCAAGGCTTGTAATGACATTTATGAAAGACCGCGAAAAATAATACGGAAAGAGGTATTATCCATAGACAATAATGCAGTTATAGGAAGCAATGACATAAACTTAATAAGGAAGTCGATATATAATGAACGAAGGAAACTTTTACCAAATTTACCGAAAAATTTGGAGGACGCTCTAAACTTTGTTTCAAATAGCGATATTTTAACCTgccaaaatgaaaaaatgaccTTCGTGTATAAACAAGATGAAATGATTATTGTtacgtgtaaaaaaaatattgaatttttatgtaatcatTGTGATGAATACTTGGCTGACGGTACTTTTACATACAAACCAAAGTATTTTTATCAACTGTATACTATACACGGATGGagcagaaattattattttcctttagTACATTGTTTTTTACCTTCTAAAACTGAATCGTGTTACTTAAAAATGTgggtcaatattaaaaatatatgtttggaGTTAAgacaagttttaaatataaacattatccaTCTCGATTTTGAGATAGCTGCTCATACGGCTGTGCAAAGCACATTTTCTGGAGTAACAGTTAAAGGCTGTAGATTCCACTTTGGTCAAGCTTTATGGCGGAAAATCCAATCAAAGAATAACCTTCGACAATCATATAATGCTAAGCAAAATGAAACTGGTGAGTggctaaaaatgttttttggatTACCATTTTTACCAGTACATGAAGTCACTGATGCATTCGTTGATTTAATGTCCATATGTCCACAAGATGCATGTTCTGAATTTGGAGACTACATTCTTAACACC encodes the following:
- the LOC132925754 gene encoding uncharacterized protein LOC132925754; translation: MWVNIKNICLELRQVLNINIIHLDFEIAAHTAVQSTFSGVTVKGCRFHFGQALWRKIQSKNNLRQSYNAKQNETGEWLKMFFGLPFLPVHEVTDAFVDLMSICPQDACSEFGDYILNTYIEGQFPMEIWTHPINANITTRTTNGAERFHQGFNSEFYSPNPSVFMVIDVLRNIHIDTEYLFQFWEVFLRDGDRMQFLKNVGSRFQPIKL